A region of Silurus meridionalis isolate SWU-2019-XX chromosome 17, ASM1480568v1, whole genome shotgun sequence DNA encodes the following proteins:
- the abracl gene encoding costars family protein ABRACL produces the protein MKPSSHASVPGAEKKSTPSGKMNVEHEVTLLVNEIQRLGSKNADGKISVKFGVLFNDDKCANLFEALVGTLKAAKRKKIITFQGELLLQGVHDNVDVILLSE, from the exons ATGAAACCATCAAGTCACGCTTCAGTTCCAGGcgctgaaaaaaaatctacacctAG TGGAAAaatgaatgtggaacatgaagTCACACTCCTTGTGAATGAGATTCAGAGACTGGGCAGCAAAA ATGCAGATGGTAAAATCAGTGTCAAATTCGGTGTTCTGTTCAACGATGACAAGTGTGCCAATCTCTTCGAGGCACTCGTTGGAACATTGAAAGCAGCCAAGCGAAAGAAGATCATCACATTTCAGGGCGAGCTCTTACTACAAGGAGTTCATGACAATGTTGATGTTATTTTACTGTCGGAATGA
- the slc25a27 gene encoding mitochondrial uncoupling protein 4: MLTFLGLQSSGVQSNSLSGNNWTGIFRLLTHAMGPVQEISQWPKVSKFTVSACAASVAELVTFPLDLTKTRLQIQGEHALENLKRGTGKTVYRGMLSTALGIVREEGPLKLWQGATPAIYRHIVYSGGRMLAYEQLRDFVLGKSEDGSFPLWKAAFGGIVSGALGQFLASPTDLIKVQMQMEGKRRLEGKPPRVHGVIHAFVKIAKEGGIRGLWAGWVPNVQRAALVNLGDLTTYDSVKHILLRNTSIGDNCLCHGVASTCSGLVAAMMGTPADVVKTRVMNQPRDSNGKGLLYKSSIDCLVQSVKAEGLLALYKGFVPTWLRMAPWSMTFWITFEQIRRAFGISSF; the protein is encoded by the exons ATGTTAACGTTCTTAGGACTACAGTCTTCCGGTGTTCAATCAAATTCTCTGTCGGGTAACAACTGGACCGGTATTTTCAGATTG CTGACCCATGCGATGGGACCCGTGCAAGAAATTTCACAGTGGCCCAAAGTATCAAAGTTCACTGTGTCTGCATGTGCGGCCAGTGTTGCAGAATTGG TCACATTCCCCCTTGATCTTACAAAAACAAGGCTTCAGATACAAGGTGAACATGCTCTTGAGAATCTCAAGAGAGGAACCGGGAAAACTGTGTATAGGGGGATGCTGAGCACGGCTTTGGGAATAGTGCGAGAAGAAGGACCACTGAAACTATGGCAAGGGGCAACACCTGCAATCTACAGGCATATAG tttattcAGGGGGCAGGATGCTAGCCTATGAACAGCTTCGGGATTTTGTGTTGGGAAAATCAGAAGATGGCAGTTTTCCTCTTTG GAAGGCTGCATTTGGTGGCATTGTATCTGGTGCTCTGGGCCAATTCTTGGCCAGCCCCACTGATCTAATTAAGGTACAGATGCAAATGGAAGGGAAAAGAAGATTGGAAGGAAAACCTCCAAG AGTTCATGGGGTTATTCATGCCTTTGTGAAGATTGCGAAGGAAGGAGGGATTCGTGGCCTCTGGGCTGGTTGGGTGCCCAATGTACAGAGAGCTGCTTTGGTCAATCTAGGAG ACCTCACAACATATGACAGTGTGAAGCACATTTTGCTAAGGAATACCTCAATCGGTGACAACTGTCTTTGTCATGGAGTGGCAAG CACTTGCTCTGGCCTAGTAGCAGCTATGATGGGAACACCAGCTGATGTGGTTAAAACGAGAGTAATGAACCAACCTCGGGACTCAAATGGAAA GGGTCTGTTGTACAAGTCATCCATAGACTGCCTGGTTCAGTCTGTTAAAGCCGAGGGATTGCTAGCACTTTATAAAGGCTTTGTACCAACCTGGTTAAGAATG GCTCCTTGGTCTATGACATTCTGGATAACCTTCGAGCAAATCAGACGTGCTTTTGGCATCAGTTCAttctaa